One Electrophorus electricus isolate fEleEle1 chromosome 10, fEleEle1.pri, whole genome shotgun sequence genomic region harbors:
- the phactr4b gene encoding LOW QUALITY PROTEIN: phosphatase and actin regulator 4B (The sequence of the model RefSeq protein was modified relative to this genomic sequence to represent the inferred CDS: inserted 1 base in 1 codon; deleted 1 base in 1 codon) encodes MENRDDEGDHQHTTTGSEGGNVGDGTPAPKRKGKLATLGKIFRPWKWRKKKSSEKFKETSEVLERKISMRRPRQELIEQGVLKELPENETDEAHGPKPPYVKNGHTLPVAGCSGSGSRGLETIRPPSESEFRVNQAWLPQPEDRRVRAPSDGERRGAPAVRTSCQDEGRRGGRAGGDEWKVNLGWQVEEARRGGRVYGDLDKRPGLTKAPSEDGRRTRPEADWKPTLPRHSSAEEGRGRRESDSSHYVPDLEVLRDTLREPLPPKQSIQPPKWLMSTTPEPGMESSPRTPIHSPASYSSSSPASSSSPPSLAASGTGRPPRSSAASGANVSASTGVPLPSSSATGLTQHIKQPPLPPPKPLNRTTNPAMLATTLHGGDPFPLYWSCWKREGDYDVYLSLPVYLCRRAGGVRAAELGQMTGGTNLVPAKPSPPMPPKRTTPVTKRNVEDSTLPISSLPSVLSPEDRANIPGGFPLPPPPPSPPLPTHIPPSPPRGHAHHLLHQHSYPHPLPQPLPVHFDPPSPLEESPARQAPVPLHIMIQRALSSPGPALPHARQLQRAHSLLFETPXGYQGTRPLPVTIQPLKVAEDDYSDEEEEDEEEEEEEEEEDDEEEDDDDDDEPPPQHLPAPQIQPELEPRSRRCLVGDLAITVVPEAPDSSEEEEGEEDQQAEESDSDGPVLYKDEESDEDEEDEGPPSALASRVKRKDTLALKLSSRPSAPDRQAPERPARGEPTGLSWQSKEQWEAIRTQIGTALTRRLSQRPTAEELEQRNILQPKNEADRQAEVREIKRRLTRKLSQRPTVAELQARKILRFHEYVEVTLAQDYDRRADKPWTKLTPADKAAIRKELNEFKSSEMEVHEESRIYTRFHRP; translated from the exons ATGATGAAGGTGACCACCAGCACACTACCACAGGAAGTGAGGGCGGCAACGTGGGCGACGGCACCCCTGCCCCCAAACGCAAGGGCAAGCTCGCCACCCTGGGCAAGATCTTCAGGCCTTGGAaatggaggaagaagaaaagcagTGAGAAGTTTAAGGAAACTTCAGAAG ttttggaaaGAAAGATCTCGATGAGAAGGCCTAGACAAGAGCTGATAGAACAGGGAGTGCTGAAGGAACTTCCTGAGAATg AGACAGATGAGGCCCACGGCCCTAAGCCACCTTATGTGAAGAATGGGCACACATTGCCTGTAGCGGGctgcagtgggagtgggagCCGTGGGCTTGAGACCATCAGACCTCCCTCCGAGTCGGAATTCAGGGTGAACCAGGCCTGGCTGCCCCAGCCAGAAGACCGCAGAGTTCGTGCCCCCTCTGATGGGGAGCGCCGTGGCGCACCAGCTGTTCGAACCTCCTGCCAGGACGAGGGCAGGAGGGGTGGCCGGGCCGGTGGCGATGAGTGGAAAGTCAACCTGGGTTGGCAAGTGGAGGAGGCCCGGCGTGGGGGCAGAGTTTACGGTGACCTGGATAAGAGACCCGGCCTGACCAAGGCCCCATCAGAGGATGGGCGCAGGACACGTCCTGAGGCCGACTGGAAGCCCACCCTCCCCCGCCACTCGTCAGCAGAGGAGGGCAGGGGAAGGCGAG AGTCAGACAGCAGTCATTATGTCCCAGACCTAGAGGTACTGAGAGACACCCTGCGAGAGCCACTGCCACCTAAACAGTCCATTCAGCCGCCCAAGTGGCTGATGAGCACCACCCCTGAGCCTGGAATGGAAAGCTCGCCCCGGACCCCCATCCACAGCCCTGCCtcctactcctcctcctcccctgccTCCTCTAGCTCGCCCCCATCCTTGGCTGCCAGCGGCACTGGCAGGCCCCCACGGAGCTCAGCAGCCAGCGGGGCCAATGTTTCGGCCTCCACCGGGgtgcccctcccctcctcctcagCCACAGGACTGACCCAGCACATCAAACAGCCCCCGCTCCCCCCACCCAAACCACTGAACCGCACCACCAACCCCGCAATGCTGG CCACCACCCTGCACGGGGGCGACCCCTTTCCCCTCTACTGGTCCTGTTGGAAGCGCGAGGGCGACTATGATGTCTACCTGTCCCTGCCTGTGTACCTGTGCCGGCGGGCAGGAGGCGTGCGTGCAG CTGAACTTGGACAGATGACAGGAGGCACCAACCTAGTGCCAGCCAAGCCATCCCCACCTATGCCTCCGAAGAGAACGACTCCTGTCACAAAACGTAACGTTGAAGATTCCACCTTGCCCATCTCATCACTGCCCTCTGTGCTGTCCCCTGAAGATAGGGCCAACATCCCCGGGGGATTCCCTCTGCCCCCACCTCCCCCATCCCCGCCTCTCCCAACGCATATCCCGCCCTCCCCTCCTCGTGGCCATGCCCATCACCTTCTGCATCAACACTCCTATCCCCACCCACTGCCCCAGCCACTACCTGTCCATTTTGACCCCCCTAGCCCATTGGAGGAATCCCCAGCCCGTCAAGCCCCTGTGCCCCTGCACATTATGATCCAGCGG GCGCTGAGTAGCCCTGGACCTGCCCTCCCTCACGCCAGACAGCTCCAGCGGGCCCACTCACTGCTCTTTGAGACTC CCGGATACCAGGGAACTCGCCCACTGCCAGTCACCATCCAGCCTCTCAAAGT GGCAGAGGATGACTATtcagatgaggaggaagaggatgaggaggaggaagaggaagaagaggaggaagatgatgaggaggaggatgatgatgatgatgatgaaccACCTCCCCAGCACCTGCCTGCCCCACAGATTCAGCCAGAGCTGGAACCACGCAGCCGCAGGTGTCTGGTGGGAGACCTGGCCATTACAGTTGTCCCTGAGGCGCCCGatagcagtgaggaggaggagggagaggaagaccagcaagctGAGGAGAGTGACTCAGATGGGCCTGTGCTCTACAAGGATGAAGAatctgatgaagatgaagaggatgagggcCCACCCA GTGCACTGGCAAGCAGGGTGAAGAGGAAGGACACTTTGGCTCTAAAGTTAAGCAGCCGGCCCTCGGCACCAGACAGGCAGGCTCCTGAGAGGCCAGCCAGAGGGGAGCCCACAGGTCTGTCCTGGCAGAGCAAGGAGCAGTGGGAGGCCATTCGCACACAGATTGGCACAGCACTCACACG ACGGCTGAGCCAGAGACCCACTGCCGAGGAGCTGGAACAGAGAAACATTCTGCAGC CCAAGAATGAAGCAGATCGACAGGCAGAGGTTCGGGAGATCAAACGCAGGCTCACCAGAAAG TTAAGTCAAAGGCCCACAGTTGCTGAGCTCCAAGCCAGAAAGATTCTGCGTTTCCACGAGTATGTGGAAGTCACACTCGCTCAAGACTACGACCGCCGTGCTGACAAACCATGGACCAAACTCACACCTGCTGACAAG GCTGCAATAAGAAAGGAGCTCAACGAGTTCAAGAGCTCTGAAATGGAAGTCCATGAAGAGAGTAGAATTTATACAAG ATTCCATCGCCCTTAA